A single region of the Psychrobacter alimentarius genome encodes:
- the ispE gene encoding 4-(cytidine 5'-diphospho)-2-C-methyl-D-erythritol kinase, with product MINPLTSASTISRLSHAKINLFLHITGRRADGYHNLQTVFRLLNWGDYLHFSVAEAPVIQTAKTEIDANTLCHQLLVLAGAESITAEIEDNLIFKAACALLAFAIQSDTLPKQLAQVVITLDKHLPMGAGLGGGSSNAATTMLALNEIWQLNLTCDELIKIGAKVGADVPIFIFGRDAIATGIGEKLTAIDLPDQQYLLLTPNAHVNTATLFAHTKLKRDIVPISIDTIQSQYTDYVQTLTASYHNVFTPVVTSLAPAVAEALHYLQGLEAQAMSIARMTGSGSSVFLPLDASIASDKKLLAKWIKEAPCAGYVVGSL from the coding sequence ATGATTAACCCCTTAACTTCTGCCTCTACTATCAGCCGCTTATCCCATGCAAAAATCAATCTGTTTTTGCACATTACGGGCAGGCGTGCTGACGGCTATCATAATTTGCAAACGGTATTTCGTCTTCTCAATTGGGGCGATTATTTGCATTTTTCGGTGGCTGAAGCTCCTGTGATACAAACAGCTAAAACCGAAATAGATGCTAATACCCTCTGTCATCAGTTATTGGTATTGGCTGGTGCTGAGAGCATCACTGCCGAGATAGAAGACAACTTAATCTTTAAGGCGGCGTGTGCATTGCTCGCGTTTGCCATACAGTCAGATACGCTACCTAAGCAGTTGGCGCAAGTAGTTATTACTTTAGACAAGCATTTGCCAATGGGTGCAGGATTGGGCGGTGGCTCTTCCAACGCGGCAACGACCATGCTTGCGCTCAACGAGATTTGGCAGCTTAACCTCACTTGCGATGAGCTGATAAAAATCGGTGCAAAGGTCGGTGCAGATGTGCCTATCTTTATCTTTGGCCGTGATGCCATCGCGACGGGTATTGGTGAAAAATTGACTGCCATTGACTTACCTGACCAGCAATATTTGCTCCTCACTCCTAATGCGCATGTCAATACCGCTACCCTATTTGCTCATACCAAGCTAAAGCGAGATATCGTCCCTATTTCGATTGATACCATTCAAAGCCAATACACTGACTATGTTCAAACGCTCACCGCGTCCTATCATAATGTCTTCACTCCAGTAGTGACAAGCCTCGCTCCTGCTGTTGCAGAGGCATTACATTATCTGCAAGGGTTAGAGGCACAAGCAATGAGCATAGCACGCATGACCGGCTCTGGTAGCTCGGTGTTTTTGCCGTTAGATGCAAGTATTGCCTCTGATAAAAAGCTATTGGCGAAGTGGATTAAAGAGGCGCCTTGTGCAGGATATGTGGTGGGGAGTTTATAA
- the lolB gene encoding lipoprotein insertase outer membrane protein LolB: MSTRPFYKTNKLALFSALTAAMVITSGCQSLKTANATNQPTMMQGQNADQPKKLENFNITGKIGVTTPANDTAGSQGGSAFYAWGQENDRFAIELIGALGIGKTNIEYNGQTATLVSEKTGTLTADDPETLLQKATGWKAPISQLPYWISGRPAPSDSAPQLDAQNRLISSVNGEWRASFTYKGNDKLPNKISAVQSQGNKVVMTINH, from the coding sequence ATGTCAACACGCCCTTTTTACAAAACCAATAAGTTAGCTTTGTTCTCTGCTTTGACGGCAGCAATGGTGATTACCTCTGGTTGTCAGTCGTTGAAGACCGCAAATGCGACCAATCAACCAACCATGATGCAAGGTCAAAACGCAGATCAACCTAAAAAGCTTGAAAACTTTAACATTACAGGCAAAATCGGCGTTACTACTCCGGCCAATGACACCGCAGGAAGCCAAGGCGGCAGTGCGTTTTATGCGTGGGGACAAGAGAACGATCGCTTTGCCATTGAGCTGATTGGCGCATTGGGTATTGGTAAAACCAACATCGAATACAATGGTCAAACTGCCACCTTGGTCAGCGAAAAGACAGGAACCTTGACCGCTGATGATCCTGAGACTTTATTGCAAAAAGCCACTGGTTGGAAAGCGCCCATCTCACAACTGCCTTATTGGATATCTGGTCGCCCAGCGCCTTCAGATAGCGCCCCACAGCTTGATGCTCAAAATCGCTTAATCAGCTCGGTCAATGGCGAATGGCGTGCCAGCTTCACATATAAAGGGAATGACAAGCTGCCTAATAAAATCAGTGCGGTACAGTCACAAGGTAATAAAGTTGTCATGACCATCAATCATTAA